From Xylanivirga thermophila, one genomic window encodes:
- a CDS encoding ABC transporter permease yields MKNSLNNPVLSSELKIKMRNWKTFAAISSYVGVMLLIAFIFFKAFIERQMNFDAIINANTSIGLQLYMLLAIVQFILIVLIVPAHTSGAISMERERQTLDLLLCTKIAPLKIVLGKLFSSMSFVLLLIISSIPLFSLVFLFGGVAPKDVFFLFLFYIITAIAIGSMGIFYSTILKKTITATVACYVTVFILWVLSALIGGYTISTRYENVNALKKVYTPFIFYFNSPMGLGDMLSSQATGNIGGINSLFGINHGFVPSVSPKGITVIMDKWEMLSFWIKNSIVMGIVSIILLLISANRINPLNTRFGIKRQDKK; encoded by the coding sequence GTGAAGAATTCACTAAATAATCCTGTACTTTCAAGTGAACTAAAGATAAAGATGAGAAACTGGAAGACGTTTGCAGCCATAAGTAGTTATGTAGGCGTGATGCTCCTTATAGCATTTATATTTTTTAAGGCATTTATAGAAAGACAGATGAATTTTGATGCGATAATAAATGCTAATACTTCTATAGGCCTTCAATTATATATGCTTTTGGCCATAGTGCAGTTTATATTGATAGTATTAATAGTTCCAGCGCACACATCAGGTGCCATAAGCATGGAGCGTGAGAGGCAAACCCTTGATCTTCTATTATGTACCAAGATAGCCCCTTTAAAGATAGTACTCGGCAAACTTTTTTCATCCATGAGCTTTGTACTGCTCCTTATAATATCGTCTATTCCCCTTTTTAGTCTAGTATTTTTATTTGGTGGTGTGGCGCCTAAGGATGTGTTTTTCCTATTTCTATTCTATATAATAACTGCCATAGCTATAGGCAGTATGGGAATTTTCTATTCAACCATCCTAAAAAAGACGATAACGGCTACTGTAGCTTGCTATGTAACGGTATTTATACTATGGGTGTTATCTGCGCTTATAGGAGGTTATACCATTTCAACTAGATATGAAAATGTTAATGCTTTAAAGAAGGTATATACTCCATTTATATTTTATTTCAATTCGCCTATGGGATTAGGGGATATGTTGAGCAGTCAGGCTACGGGCAATATAGGTGGTATAAACTCTCTTTTTGGTATTAATCACGGTTTTGTCCCCTCTGTATCTCCAAAGGGCATAACAGTTATCATGGATAAATGGGAGATGCTAAGTTTTTGGATAAAGAACTCCATAGTCATGGGCATAGTGTCTATTATTTTGCTTTTGATAAGCGCAAATAGAATAAATCCTTTGAATACTAGATTTGGGATCAAGAGGCAGGATAAAAAATGA
- a CDS encoding ABC transporter ATP-binding protein, whose translation MLKVDGLVKKYGKFLAVDHLNMEIENGQIYGFVGPNGAGKTTTMRIIATLLPATAGKVEVGGIDAFRQPLEVRGHIGYMPDFFGVYDNLKVMEYLDFYGNLYHIPYDKRMKTANELLELVELENKRESYVDELSRGMKQRLCLARSLIHDPDLLILDEPASGMDPRARIEMKRILHKLKDLGKTILISSHILPELAEMCDIVGIIEGGRMVAEGSVDDIMSKISGSTIINIRMMRDADKAIKILKEHPLVSGVTREGNELEVSYIGKDDEIWQVIKALIDNRLPILSFGAAGGNLEKIFMEVTKGEEFTK comes from the coding sequence ATGCTAAAAGTAGATGGATTGGTAAAGAAGTATGGAAAGTTTTTGGCAGTTGATCATTTGAATATGGAGATAGAAAATGGCCAGATATATGGCTTTGTAGGGCCAAATGGTGCCGGTAAGACCACAACCATGAGGATAATTGCTACTTTATTGCCTGCTACTGCCGGAAAGGTGGAGGTAGGGGGTATAGATGCCTTTAGACAGCCGTTGGAGGTTAGGGGGCATATAGGATACATGCCCGATTTCTTTGGAGTGTATGACAATTTAAAGGTGATGGAATATTTGGACTTTTACGGAAATTTGTATCATATACCCTATGACAAGCGTATGAAGACTGCTAATGAGCTTTTGGAGCTGGTTGAGCTTGAGAATAAAAGGGAGAGTTATGTAGATGAATTATCAAGGGGTATGAAGCAACGATTGTGCCTTGCTCGCAGTTTGATACATGACCCTGATCTCCTCATATTGGATGAACCGGCCTCGGGTATGGATCCTAGGGCCCGCATAGAGATGAAAAGGATACTTCACAAGCTTAAGGATTTGGGGAAAACCATACTTATAAGTTCGCATATACTTCCAGAGCTAGCGGAAATGTGTGATATAGTGGGCATAATAGAGGGTGGACGTATGGTGGCTGAAGGTAGTGTGGACGATATAATGTCCAAGATATCAGGCAGCACCATAATAAATATAAGGATGATGAGGGATGCAGACAAGGCAATAAAAATCTTGAAGGAACATCCCCTTGTATCTGGAGTAACTAGGGAAGGAAATGAACTGGAGGTTTCGTATATAGGCAAGGATGATGAAATATGGCAGGTTATAAAGGCATTAATAGATAATAGATTACCCATATTATCATTTGGTGCTGCAGGTGGAAATCTGGAGAAAATATTTATGGAGGTGACCAAGGGTGAAGAATTCACTAAATAA